GGGAGAAGCGCAGGACGGCGAGGTCGCCCAGGAGGCCCGTCGTGACGGCCTCGTGCAGCCGCCGGTACGCGGGGAACCAGCGGACGACGTGCGCCGGGTAGAGCTGCAGGCCCGCGTCCGCCGCCCGGGCGACGAGGTCGTCGGCGTCGGCGTCGGTGCGGGCGAGGGGCTTCTCGGAGACGACGTGCCTGCCCGCCGCGAGTGCCGCACGGACGACGGTGGCGTGGGCCGGTGTCGGGACGACCACGTCGACGACGTCGACCGCGGCGAGCAGCTCGTCGAGCGAGTCGGCGACGGTGATCGTGCTGCCGACCCGTGCGGCCTCGTCCGCGAAGGCGGCGGCGAGCGCGGGCGCACCGTCCTCCGAGTGCACGACGAGGTCGCCCAGGCGGAGGAGCCCGGGGACGTGCGCCACCGCGATGCCGCCGGCGCCCACGAGTCCGATCCGCCGGCGTGGTCGGGGTGCTGACTGCAGCGTCATGGAGCCAGCGTAGAGGTCCGCCGGACGCGGTGCGGCGATGCGACCCGGCTTCGTCCCGATGGACCGTTACAACGATGGAAACGTTTGGCAACGGGTTGCCGCACGGTTGCCGTCACCGCCAGGGTCGCTCCAGGAATCCAACGGAGGGGGCCACCGAGTGACGAAGCTCGACGACCGTGCGACGGACCGCACGAGGACCGCTGCACAGCGCGACCCGGGAGCGGCACCACCACCCGACCCCGGGCTCCGGCGGCGCAGCACGTGGCAGCGGATCCGCCGTGACCGCGTCCTCCTGCTCATGGGCCTGCCCGGCGTCGCGCTCCTGCTCGGGTTCCACTACCTGCCGCTGCTCGGGAACCTCATCGCGTTCCAGGAGTACCTGCCCTTCGTGCCGCTCGGCCGCAGCCCCTGGGTCGGCGTCGAGAACTTCTCCGTCATCTTCGACGGTGACCCCGAGTTCCTCCGCGCCCTCGGCAACACGCTGCTCATCACGCTCGTGCAGGTCGTGTTCGTGTTCCCGGCGCCGATCATCCTCGCGCTCATGCTCAACTCGCTGCTCTCCGAGCGGATCAAGCAGGTCGTGCAGTCGGTGCTGTACCTGCCGCACTTCCTGTCGTGGGTGATCGTGGTCGCGGTGTTCCAGCAGATCCTCGGCGGCTCCGGGCTCGTGAACAACGCCATCCGCGCGGCCGGCGGTGACGCGATCGACTTCCTCGGCAACCCGAACGGGTTCATCGCCCTGCTGACCAGCCAGGTGATCTGGAAGGACACCGGGTGGGCGACGATCCTGTTCCTCGCGGTCCTCAGCCAGATCGACGCGAGCCTGTACGAGGCCGCGAAGATGGACGGCGCGAGTCGCTGGCGGCAGCTCTGGCACGTCACGCTGCCCGGCATGCGCGGCATCATCATCCTGCTGCTCATCCTCCGGCTCGGCGACTCCCTGACCGTCGGGTTCGAGCAGATCCTCCTGCAGCAGCAGGCCGTCGGCCGGGCCGCGAGCGAGGTCCTCGACACCTACGTCTACAACAACGGCGTGCTCGGCGGGCAGTGGGGCGTCGCCGCAGCGGTCGGGCTCGTGAAGGGCGTCGTCGGCGTCCTGCTCGTCCTCGGCGCCAACAAGCTCGCGCACGTCTTCGGCGAAGCGGGCGTCTACCAGAAGGAGGCGAAGTGACCGCCACGCACACCGTGACCGTCCCCCGGACGAAGAAGCGCCGCCGCGGTGGCCCGGACGCACCCCCGCTGCCCGGACGGCTGCTCACCGGGTTCGTCCTGCTCATGATCTGCCTCGTCGTCATCCTGCCGTTCGTCGGCATCGTGTCGACCAGCCTCGCGCCCGTCGCCCAGGTGAACGACGCCGGCGGGTTCGTGATGTGGCCGCAGGGACTCGACCTCGGCGCGTACCAGAGCATCTTCGCCGGCGGCGTCGTCACCCGCGCGATGCTCGTCAGCATCGGGATCACCGTCGTCGGGACGCTCATCAGCCTGTTCGTCAGCGCGATGCTCGCCTACGCCCTGAGCCGTCCGGGGTCGTACGGCTCCGGGTTCGTCCTGAGCCTCGTGCTGGTCAGCCTGCTGTTCGCGCCCGGGCTGATCCCGAACTACCTCGTCGTGAAGGAGTTCGGGCTGCTCGACTCGTACTGGGCCCTGATCCTCCCGACGGCCCTCAGCGCGTTCAACGTCATCGTGATGCGGTCGTTCTTCATGGCGATCCCGAAGGAGCTCATCGAGTCCGCCCGCATCGACGGCGCCGGCGACTTCCAGGTCTTCTGGCGGATCGTGCTCCCGCTGTCCAAGGCCGTCCTCGCCGTGATCGGCCTGTTCTACGCGGTCGGCTACTGGAACGCCTTCTTCAACGCGCTGCTCTACATCAACGACACCGCGAAGTGGCCGCTCCAGCTCGTCCTGCGCACCTACGTCATCAACAACGCACAGCTCGGCGGCGCCGACCTCGGCACGTCCTCCGACGCGCTGCCCCCGCAGGCCTCGATCCAGATGGCGATCCTCGTCGTCTCGATCGTGCCGATCCTCATCGTCTACCCGTTCCTGCAGCGGCGCTTCGCCAAGGGTGTCCTGACCGGCGCGGTGAAGGGCTGACCATGACCACCTCCATCAGCCGCCGCGCGCTCGTCGCGGGCGGACTCGGGATCGCCGCCACGACCCTCCTGGCCAGCTGCTCGACCGTGACCCGGTCCACCGACGTCCGGGCCATCAACAAGGCCGTCCAGCTGCCGGACTACGTCCCGTGGACCGGCGGCCCCGAGCCCGTCCTGCCGAAGACGAGCCCGCTCATGCCGAGCGCCTTCCGGAAGATCCCGGCGACCCTCGTGCCGACCAGGGGCAAGCCCGGCGATGGTTCGACCGTGCACGGCAGCGTTCCCACCAACTCGCCCGTCCCGCCCTCGAAGGGGAGCAACCCGTACTGGCAGGGCCTCGACGAGCGGATGGGGATCGACCTCGACCTGACGATCACCCCGAACGCGGACTTCGGCAACAAGTTCGCCACCCAGGTCGCGGGCGACACCCTCGGCGACGTCTTCACGATCAACCAGGCGTTCTCCTACCTGCCGCAGTTCCTCGAGGCGAAGGCCGCCGACCTCAGCCCGTACCTCTCCGGCAACGGCGTCCGCGACTACCCGTACCTGGCGAACCTGCCGACGGCGTCGTGGCGCGGGACGGTGTTCTCGGGCGGCATCTACGGCGTCCCCGTGCCCCGGGGGCCGCTGACCTCGCAGGCGCTGCACCGCCGCCAGGACCGCTTCGAGCGGCTCGGCGTCGACCCGTCGTTCTCGAGCGTCGACGAGTTCGTGCAGCTCTGCCGGCAGGTCTCCGACCCGCACGCGAACCGCTGGGCCCTGGCCTCGGTGCCGACGAGCATCCTCGCGCCGATGCTCGGCCTGCCGAACCAGTGGCAGGAGCAGGGCGGACGGCTCATCCACATGTACGAGCTCGAGGAGTACGTGGAGCTCCTCGACGTGTCGCGCCGGCTCATCGCCGAGGACCTCGTCCACCCCGACAGCGTCACGGCCTACAACGGCAAGGTCTGGTTCGTGCAGGGCTCCGCGCTGATGCTGTCCGACACGTACAGCGCGATCCCGGGACTCCTGCAGCAGGCCACGCCCGGCTCCGGGTTCGAGCTGACGATCGCCCCGTTCGTCGGACCGTCCGGAGGCGCCGCGAAGCCCTGGTTGGGTGACCCGAACAACACGATCACGTCCGTGGCCGCGGGCTCCGAGTCTCGGGTGCGGATGCTCCTCGAGGTCCTGAACTGGTGCGCCTCGCCGTTCGGCACCGAGGCCTGGACCTACCGCAAGTTCGGCATCGAGGGGCGCGACTTCGAGTACCGCGACGGCGCCCCGGTCCTGACGAAGACCGGCAACAGCGAGACCGCGCTCGGCGAGTTCCCGCTGCAGTACTTCACCGAGTGCCCGCTGCCGCTCTACTACGCGGGCAACCCGACGATGACCGACACCGTGTACGAGTCGCTGGCGTCCTGGCTCGACCGCGGCCTGCCGAACCCCGTCTACGGCCTGTACTCGCCGACGAACTCGACGAAGGGACCGGCGGTCGGCACGTTCGCGACGAACGCGATCAACGACGTGCTGCTCGGGCGGGCGAAGGTCTCGTCGTGGCGGGCGACCGTGCGCGACTGGCGCCGCCGGGGCGGCGACGCGATCCGCCGCGAGTACGAGCAGGCGCTGGAGGCGCGCGCCGCCTGACGCGGCTGCTGACGGACGGGAGGCGCGGGTCGGCCCCGCCCCGCGCCTCCCGTCCCCCAGACCGGCGCGCCCACCCCCCCCACCGGACCCCGCTGGCTCGCGGACGTTCGCATCCGCCTCCGGTCGTGACCGTTCCGGTTCGCGGAACCCGGAAATCGCGAACCGGACGGTCACGGGTCGCGCGGATTGCCCGAACCCGGCGCGCTCCGTGCCCTACGCTCGGGCTGTGGGGAAGCGCGGCATCTACGTCGAGACGGTCATCGACGCGGACGTCGACCGGGTGTGGGCGGCGACGCAGGACCCCGAGCAGCACGTCCGGTGGGACGTCCGCTTCTCCGAGATCGTCCCCGAGCCGGCGGACGCCGACGGTGCCGCCCGCTTCACGTACGTCCGGCGCTCCCCGGTGCACGACGTGCACGGCACCGGCGTGAGCATCGGCGAGCGACGTCGTGCGGACGGCACCCGCACGTCGGCACTGCGGTTCGCGACCGACGACCGGTTGTCGCCGATCCGGGCCGGCCGCGGCTACTGGCGGTACGTCCCGACCGACGACGGGCGCACCCGGTTCGTCACCGGCTACGACTACGACTCCGGCTGGGGCCCGCTCGACCTGGTGGTCCGGCCGCTCCTCGGCTGGGCGACCGCGTGGAGCTTCGACCGGCTCCGGATCTGGCTGGAAGGCGGGGCCGAGCCGGAGGCCTGGCCGCTCACCTCGGTGCTGCAGCCGTGGCAGCGGGACCGGCCCCGCGCCTCCAGGACCCGCCGCGCGCCCGTCGGTGGCACCCGGCGAGGCGACCAGCTGCACGACGCGCCCGCCACCCTGGCAGCGCTGCCCGACCCGGGAGGCGACCGATGAGCTCGGTGTTCGAGGAGGCGCTCGGCGCCGACTTCCAGCGGCTGCACCCGCAGATGCGCCGCAGGTTCGGCGTCGGTCTCGACGCCGCCGAGGCGTGCACCGGCCGCGGCGTCATGACGTCGATCCGCCGGGGACCGTGGTGGACCGTGCCGTTCCTGCAGATCGGGCGACTGCGGAACATCCTCGTCCCGGACGTCGGGACGGACGTGCCGTTCACGATCGAGAACTACCCCTACCGCGACCGGTACGGCCGCGAGACGGTGACGTTCGTCCGGACCTACACGACCAAGCCCGGGCGGACCGCTCGGTTCGACGCCACGATGGTGCTCGTCGACGGCCGGGTGCTCGACTACCTCGGTTCCCACCAGCACCTCGCGGTGGACCTCGACCTGACCGTCGACGACCGCGGTGGCCTCGTCCTGACCTCGGACGCGCAGCGGTTCTACGAGGGGCCGATCGCGTTCCGTTTCCCGATGCTGTTCAGCGGTCGCGCGACCCTGCACGAGTGGTGGTCGGACGACGACCAGGCGTTCCACGTCGACCTCGAGGTGCACAACCGCGTCTTCGGGTTCCTGTTCGGCTACCGCGGGACGTTCACCTGCGAGTGGACGCCGGCGACCGACGCCCCCGAGCGGTTGAAGCCGCGGCGGACCGAACTCCGGACCTGACCGCGGCGGCGGGCACCAGGGTGTTCAGCGGCGGAGCCACCCCGCCTCGGCGAGCACCGTCTGGAGCTCGTCGACGAACCGGGACCCGTGGAAGCCGTCCGTGACCGCGTGGCTCACCTGGAGCGCGAGCGGCATCAGGGTGCGTCCCTCGACGAACCGGTACCGGCCGATGGTGAAGATCGGCAGCAGGTGGTCCCAGCCGTCCCGCACGTGCAGGGCGAACCCGGTGAAGGACGCCCCGGGCAGGGTCGAGATGTCGAACACGTTCCGCGGGCGGTCCTCCTGCGGGAACATCCGGTGGTCGTCCCGGTAGCGCTCCATCGTGGCGACCGCGGCCTCGTGGAAGCGTGCCGGATCGTCGTCGTACGGCACGGTCAGCACCGAGAACGTCTCGGTGCTGCGGTGGAACACGGTGAACATCGGGTGCACCACGTCCCAGACGGCGGGCGAGCCGTCGTCGAGCAGCTGCATCCGGAACTCGGCGTGCCGGTTCACCACCGAGGCGATCGCCCAGATCTGCGACGCGTACGTGCGGCGGTCCGTGGCGCGCACCGTCTCGGCGAAGTCCGTGACGTCGAGCTCGACGGTCATCTCCCACGTGCAGGGCACCCGGTCGCGGTAGTGCTCGAAGTGTTCGCGTCGGGGCCAGCGGTCGAGGTCGACGGGGCGGAGCTCGGTCATGGGACCAGCTTCGTCGCGAGCGCCTGGTCGAGTGCCGAACGGTCCCCGTCGATCGTCACGGCGACCGCGTCGAGTGGACGCCGGCCCCAGAGGACG
The sequence above is a segment of the Curtobacterium sp. BH-2-1-1 genome. Coding sequences within it:
- a CDS encoding carbohydrate ABC transporter permease gives rise to the protein MTATHTVTVPRTKKRRRGGPDAPPLPGRLLTGFVLLMICLVVILPFVGIVSTSLAPVAQVNDAGGFVMWPQGLDLGAYQSIFAGGVVTRAMLVSIGITVVGTLISLFVSAMLAYALSRPGSYGSGFVLSLVLVSLLFAPGLIPNYLVVKEFGLLDSYWALILPTALSAFNVIVMRSFFMAIPKELIESARIDGAGDFQVFWRIVLPLSKAVLAVIGLFYAVGYWNAFFNALLYINDTAKWPLQLVLRTYVINNAQLGGADLGTSSDALPPQASIQMAILVVSIVPILIVYPFLQRRFAKGVLTGAVKG
- a CDS encoding DUF4166 domain-containing protein; its protein translation is MSSVFEEALGADFQRLHPQMRRRFGVGLDAAEACTGRGVMTSIRRGPWWTVPFLQIGRLRNILVPDVGTDVPFTIENYPYRDRYGRETVTFVRTYTTKPGRTARFDATMVLVDGRVLDYLGSHQHLAVDLDLTVDDRGGLVLTSDAQRFYEGPIAFRFPMLFSGRATLHEWWSDDDQAFHVDLEVHNRVFGFLFGYRGTFTCEWTPATDAPERLKPRRTELRT
- a CDS encoding sugar ABC transporter permease — encoded protein: MTKLDDRATDRTRTAAQRDPGAAPPPDPGLRRRSTWQRIRRDRVLLLMGLPGVALLLGFHYLPLLGNLIAFQEYLPFVPLGRSPWVGVENFSVIFDGDPEFLRALGNTLLITLVQVVFVFPAPIILALMLNSLLSERIKQVVQSVLYLPHFLSWVIVVAVFQQILGGSGLVNNAIRAAGGDAIDFLGNPNGFIALLTSQVIWKDTGWATILFLAVLSQIDASLYEAAKMDGASRWRQLWHVTLPGMRGIIILLLILRLGDSLTVGFEQILLQQQAVGRAASEVLDTYVYNNGVLGGQWGVAAAVGLVKGVVGVLLVLGANKLAHVFGEAGVYQKEAK
- a CDS encoding CatA-like O-acetyltransferase, with the translated sequence MTELRPVDLDRWPRREHFEHYRDRVPCTWEMTVELDVTDFAETVRATDRRTYASQIWAIASVVNRHAEFRMQLLDDGSPAVWDVVHPMFTVFHRSTETFSVLTVPYDDDPARFHEAAVATMERYRDDHRMFPQEDRPRNVFDISTLPGASFTGFALHVRDGWDHLLPIFTIGRYRFVEGRTLMPLALQVSHAVTDGFHGSRFVDELQTVLAEAGWLRR
- a CDS encoding SRPBCC family protein; translated protein: MGKRGIYVETVIDADVDRVWAATQDPEQHVRWDVRFSEIVPEPADADGAARFTYVRRSPVHDVHGTGVSIGERRRADGTRTSALRFATDDRLSPIRAGRGYWRYVPTDDGRTRFVTGYDYDSGWGPLDLVVRPLLGWATAWSFDRLRIWLEGGAEPEAWPLTSVLQPWQRDRPRASRTRRAPVGGTRRGDQLHDAPATLAALPDPGGDR